From a single Okeanomitos corallinicola TIOX110 genomic region:
- a CDS encoding adenosine-specific kinase, with protein sequence MELKTVTLEIPVDCNLILGQTHFIKTVEDLYEIMVGISSQVKFGIAFCEASAACLIRIAGNDQNLQAVAIKNAQTISAGHSFLIVLKDAYPINFLNAIKQCPEVCNIYCATANNVQVVLAETTQGRGILGIIDGFSPQGVEGSEDIKARQELLRQFGYKM encoded by the coding sequence AGATTGTAACCTGATTTTAGGACAAACCCACTTTATCAAAACTGTCGAGGATTTATATGAAATTATGGTGGGTATATCCTCACAGGTAAAGTTTGGAATTGCTTTCTGTGAAGCATCCGCAGCTTGTTTAATTAGAATTGCTGGAAATGACCAGAATTTGCAAGCTGTAGCTATTAAAAATGCCCAAACTATCAGTGCTGGACATAGTTTTTTAATTGTTTTAAAAGATGCTTATCCTATCAATTTTCTCAATGCTATTAAACAATGTCCAGAGGTATGTAATATTTATTGTGCTACCGCTAATAATGTACAGGTGGTTTTAGCAGAAACTACACAAGGAAGGGGTATTCTTGGTATAATTGATGGATTTTCACCCCAAGGTGTAGAAGGAAGTGAAGATATAAAAGCACGCCAAGAATTACTGCGTCAATTTGGTTATAAAATGTAG